One window of the Zea mays cultivar B73 chromosome 3, Zm-B73-REFERENCE-NAM-5.0, whole genome shotgun sequence genome contains the following:
- the LOC103651362 gene encoding uncharacterized protein, translating into MVRWLPPPPPADGEIPFGHDAVALSFFVACVAATVALASSMCSACGRKPKAATRADPAASDQSTGTGSGSVSGGGGSQEASAAEAEEEVVRLSPELAMHGAIDPVTLPSSTSKRRLSISVSKKLSMNIPDKLRLSRREHKDHHHKVESEDTLWKKGIILGEKCRIPGEREAETGEPVDPADEIAAGSFRRSSYSRPVSRSSSFAVYHHQQQQHQHDTPAALHASDS; encoded by the coding sequence ATGGTGAGgtggctgccgccgccgccgccagcggACGGCGAGATACCCTTCGGACACGACGCCGTCGCCTTGTCCTTCTTCGTGGCGTGTGTGGCCGCCACCGTCGCGCTCGCGTCGTCCATGTGCTCGGCATGCGGTCGCAAGCCGAAGGCGGCCACCCGTGCAGACCCGGCCGCTTCGGACCAGTCCACCGGGACGGGCTCGGGCTCCGTCTCCGGCGGCGGCGGAAGCCAGGAGGCTAGCgccgcggaggcggaggaggaagtgGTGAGACTGTCACCGGAGCTGGCGATGCACGGCGCCATCGACCCGGTGACGCTGCCGTCGTCGACGTCGAAGCGGCGCCTGTCCATCAGCGTGAGCAAGAAGCTGAGCATGAACATCCCGGACAAGCTGCGGCTGAGCCGGCGGGAGCACAAGGACCACCACCACAAGGTGGAGTCGGAGGACACGCTGTGGAAGAAGGGCATCATCCTCGGGGAGAAGTGCAGGATCCCGGGCGAGAGGGAGGCGGAGACCGGCGAGCCCGTCGACCCCGCCGACGAGATCGCCGCCGGCAGCTTCCGCCGGTCCAGCTACTCCCGGCCCGTGTCGCGGTCGAGCTCGTTCGCCGTGTACCACCACCaacagcagcagcaccagcacgACACCCCGGCCGCCTTGCATGCCTCGGATTCTTGA